A segment of the Sphingobacterium oryzagri genome:
AGGACAAAAGAGCCCGGCCAATTGCCGTTTCTGCGGCAGGTCGTACCCTGCTTCTCTCGCTGCTGCCGAAGATGAAAACAGTAGGAAATATTTTAGTGGGCAACCTCTCTTCCCAGGAACGTGATCTTCTTATTTTGCTTCTCGCAAAACTTGATCATCACCATCATGCAATACTTAATAATGGTGATAGTAACATCTACAGCGGCTTGTTAACCAAGTAAAATGCATCCATTTTACGTTGCTGTATACCATACGTAGATCAATCTTATAACTTATTCCCCTTTCTCCATCTTGATAAACTGGGTGTTATCGCGTCATGTTGTGACTCACGCTTTTGATGCTAAATAAAAGAGGCAAAGTCCATACATCCTAAAATTAAAAAGATATTATATAATACTATTTTGATATTATTAAATACTATATTTGCTACACCATAAGGAGTGGCTTATAATAGATAGGATGAAATTATACCTTTTTTTCTTTTTGATGACAGTAACCTCTGTCGTTACAGCGCAGCGGATCACCTTGTCTGGCACAGTCCGCGATGCTAAAACAGGCGAAACCCTGATTGGTGCACTTGTTTCAAGACAAGGTACTTCGGATGGTGTACCAACGAACAGTTATGGTTTTTACGCGCTTGCCGTTGCCGAAGGACGAGAAACCATCGTGTTTAGTTATGTAGGATACAAAACGCAAATCCGAGAGCTTGACTTTAGCAGCTCGCAAAAACTTGATATCGAGCTGGATCTGGATGAGAATGCGCTGGAGGAAGTCGTAGTATCGGCCTCGAAAAAGAATAAAAACATCACGTCCCCGGAAATTGGCAGTTTTAAGTTTAATATCGAAGAAATAAAGCATGTACCGGTAATCTTTGGCGAGCGAGATCTTTTGAAAACGATCCAACTGCTACCAGGCGTACAAAGTGGCGGCGAAGGGAGTGCCAACTTCTTTGTAAGGGGTGGCGGTGGAGACCAGAATCTAATTTTGCTTGATGAAGCGATTGTTTATAACGCCTCCCACCTACTTGGCTTTTTTTCGACCTTTAACTCCGATGCGGTAAAGGATGTACAGTTTTACAAGGGAGGCATTCCCGCCCAATATGGTGGCAGAATCTCTTCCGTAATGGACATCACGATGGTGGATGGCAACCAGAAAAGAATAGCTGCCGAGGGTGGAGTGGGTTTGATAGCTTCCCGACTAAAGTTATCCGGCCCCTTACCAAATGATCGTGGTTCATTTATGATCAGCGGACGTCGTACCTATGCCGATCTCTTTCTAAAACTTTCCAATGATCCAGACATTAATCAGAGTAATCTATATTTTTATGACCTCAATGCAAAGGTGAACCTAAAAGTCGATGATCGAAACAGACTTTTTTTCTCGGGTTATTTTGGAAAAGATGACCTGGGATTTGCGGATAGATTTGGCTTTAACTGGGGTAATGCGACGGCAACGTTACGCTGGAACCATATTGTAAACGATCGGCTATTTAGCAATACCTCATTGATTTACAGCGAATTTAATTATAACGTGGGGATCACCGGAAATAGCGGCGGTTTTGACATCGCTTCAAAAATAGGAAACTGGACTATTAAACAGGACTTCTCCTTTTACCCTTCCAATCGATCAACAGTACGTTTTGGTTTTAACGCGCTTCGACAAACGATTAGTCCTGCCAGTCTGGATGCGCAGGAAGGTGCCAGTGTCAATCCTATTGACATCGAAAAACGCCACGGAATAGATCTCAGCGCTTATATATCGCATGAATGGAAACCGATGGACAAGCTCTCGTTATTATATGGGATCAGGCTGGTAGACTTTATGGTTTTGGGACCAGGTACCTTCTATTCATTCGACGCTGACGGGAATGTGATCGATGAACAGCGACATGCTCGTGGTGAAGTATTGAAGCACTACTTCAATCTCGAACCGCGTTTTTCAGCAAGCTATGTATTGAACAGCAAAAATAGCATTAAGGGATCTTACAACCGCCTGGCACAAAATCTTCACCAACTGACAAACGCCACCTCGGCCTTACCTACAGATCAGTATGTGCTGAGCAGTTTACAGATCAAACCGCAATTGGCAGATCAGTTTTCTGTCGGCTATTTCAGAAATTTCAAAAATAATAACTATGAGTTTTCGGTAGAAACGTATTATAAAACGATGGCTAACCAGATTGATTTCAAGACAGGTGCCGATCTACAGGCTAATTCCTTACTGGAAGGCGAACTATTGTATGGCAAGGGGCGTTCCTATGGTCTTGAGATTTTTCTTCGAAAATCTTCCGGAAAGCTTAACGGCTGGATAAGTTATACCCTTTCGAAAAGTGAAAGACAGTTTGACGGAATAAATAACGGGAGCTGGTTTAATGCGCGGCAAGATCGAACACATAACCTTTCTGTGGTTGCCATGTATCGCATAGCCAACAACTGGACTTTGGGTACGAATTTTATCTTTAACACCGGCAGTGCCGTGACCTATCCAGCTGGTAAATACACCATCAATAATACCACACTATTCTATTACACCGAAAGAAATGCGAATAGATTTCCCAATTACCATCGATTAGATATCTCGGCCACCTACGAGCCGGTAGAAAACAATAAGCGCTTTGGCTCTAGCTGGACCTTCGGTGTTTATAATGCCTATAATCGCCGCAATGCCTACCTCATCGATTTTAGGGAAAGCGAGGCCAATCCGGCGATTACCGAAGCGTACAAAATCGCCTTATTTGGGATTATTCCTTCTGTTACCTGGAACGTCAAATTTTAATACCATGAGACTACACAAAATATGTTATTTGCCTATTCTGATGCTGCTTCTCTTCTCTTGCGAAGAGGTGATTGATCTTCAACTGGATAGTGCCGAGCCCAGAACCGTGATCGCAGGCAATCTAAATAATTTGAGCAGTATACAGCGCATTAGCGTATCCAAAACTATTCCCGTTGGTAGTCAGCAAACAACGATAGCCGTGCCTGACGCAGTGGTTATAGTTCGCTCTTCGGCAAATCAGGAATTTCGTTTCTTGCATGATCAAGATGGCTACTACCAGGCAGCTCATTTTGAAGTAGAACCTGGCCTGCACTATTTTCTGGAAGTTGTTCTGGATGACAAAAAGTACGTAGCCAGCTCGCAAATGCCTGTCGATGTCGAGGTAGATTCCGTCGGAATCACAAGCGATCAATTTTTTGATACGCGACGCTACTATCCCACTTTTGTCTTTCAAGACCCACCGGAGATAGAAAATTTCTACCTGTACGAGATCGCTATTAATCAATCACCGCTGCGCTTTGCTGCCGCTTACAACGATAAATTCAATAATGGGCGTCGGGTGAGGCACGAAATAGCTGATCGTAACGATGATCTGCAGCTAGGCGATAGTGTACGCGTCGTTCGGTATAGTATCGATCGCGCCGCACACAAATACTGGAGCGATTTTGAATCGATAAATCCAGGGGGCGCAGCGCCTGGAAATCCGACTTCGAATATCTCCGGGGATGCATTAGGCTACTTCTCCGTATCGCCCGCTAAAGAATATCGATTTATTGTGACAGAAGAAATAGACGGACGGTAAGGCTGTAAAATATGTATTCAACATCTTATTATTTTCGATAAAATGAACAGTGATTTATTAAAAGAAATTGTGACGCTATTAGCGAAGTTTGAAAGTGAATCCGAAAATACCCATCATGAACTAGCCGACTTTATCCATTGGCTTTTAAAAGATATGCTCGACTATGAACGAAATAAGAATAAACGTTTTATAGCCCATCGTATTTCGGAAAAGCCCTTGCGTATAACCGAAGCTGAAATAGCGGACAGTATTTCGCATTTGATAAAAAGAGGCTGGCTAGTGAAACAAGATTTTAATGAGGATGCACACGATTATCCTTTGCGCTTAAGTATGAAAGCCATTAAAGCATTATTGACTTGCCTTGGCGATACTGTGTTGAAAAATTAAAATTATGGTTTCCTCCCTCCGGATCGAAACCAGCAGTGATTGCAATGGCCTCAACCAAAGTGGATCTACATTTCTGAAATGGAAAACCCAATAAAAATAACACGATCAACCTGGTGCTGATACTTCTATTGATAGCCGCAATTTTTATACTTGGCTATAATTTTGGCTACAAGATTATGTCGCTGTTTGCCTAGTGTTGGTGTTTATTAGAGATTTCTGGGTTTTGCGAGGTTTTTAGCGAATGTCTTTTTTAAGTTTTCGAAGTATAACATTACGGGTTTTTCCGCTTTATTAAACAAAATGTCAACATACCGCGCATCCGATCGTAATTCTCGGTAGAGATTTACAGCATTTTCAACAGCATTTAAAAGTGATTCCCGGTTATTGCTGCACAAGGTTGATTCTAACGATTCGAAATCTAAGGTAGTTAAAGCGGTCTCAACCCTGCGAACGCCTCTTGGGAGATTATTGTTTTTAAGATGCAACAACGGTCCAAATACCACCATTCTCAAAAATCCCATAAAATCTAACGCTTCAAAATATTCTCCTCTGCCAATTTTGAGCAAACTATAATGAATCCAGGTCCAAAATCGATCTTCAATCCATTGCAGATCGGGCTGCGGAAATTCTGGTGAAGTATTGTCGATTACCTCTTGTATTTTTTTAGCTCGATCAAGCAGGATTATCGGATTTTCTATTCTTTCCTGAAATTCTTCAAGCGTAACAAATTTTATGTCGACGTGGATGAGTGGGTCATCATATAGACAAATCAATAAACGTTTTTCTCCGACATGTTCGCCCGTAAATGCGGAAATTAAATTTCCGAACCGTTCTGCATAGGCTAGCATCTTTGTTTTGTCGGCGTCTAGATTATCTCTGGTAACGACGACAAGATCCAGATCTGACCACCTGTCTATTTCGTTCGTGAGCCAGGAGCCAGCTCCAGCCAACCCAATAATTGTTTCGTCATTCTTCAAGACCTCAACAACATGCTTCGCAAATTCTTTCTGCATTACGTTATTTTAATATGCTAAGATCGGATTTCCAGTAATAATAACCTATTATTTATACAGGAAGATGACAGGTTTTATTTGCTAATTAACTGGTATATATTTCTCATTTTCTTAAGTTTGATAGTTAAATAAATATTTAGCGCTACATATGAACTTTGCGACCTGATGTGCTGCTGTATAACAGCATCTGCTACATAGCTGAATTATTTTTAA
Coding sequences within it:
- a CDS encoding TonB-dependent receptor, yielding MKLYLFFFLMTVTSVVTAQRITLSGTVRDAKTGETLIGALVSRQGTSDGVPTNSYGFYALAVAEGRETIVFSYVGYKTQIRELDFSSSQKLDIELDLDENALEEVVVSASKKNKNITSPEIGSFKFNIEEIKHVPVIFGERDLLKTIQLLPGVQSGGEGSANFFVRGGGGDQNLILLDEAIVYNASHLLGFFSTFNSDAVKDVQFYKGGIPAQYGGRISSVMDITMVDGNQKRIAAEGGVGLIASRLKLSGPLPNDRGSFMISGRRTYADLFLKLSNDPDINQSNLYFYDLNAKVNLKVDDRNRLFFSGYFGKDDLGFADRFGFNWGNATATLRWNHIVNDRLFSNTSLIYSEFNYNVGITGNSGGFDIASKIGNWTIKQDFSFYPSNRSTVRFGFNALRQTISPASLDAQEGASVNPIDIEKRHGIDLSAYISHEWKPMDKLSLLYGIRLVDFMVLGPGTFYSFDADGNVIDEQRHARGEVLKHYFNLEPRFSASYVLNSKNSIKGSYNRLAQNLHQLTNATSALPTDQYVLSSLQIKPQLADQFSVGYFRNFKNNNYEFSVETYYKTMANQIDFKTGADLQANSLLEGELLYGKGRSYGLEIFLRKSSGKLNGWISYTLSKSERQFDGINNGSWFNARQDRTHNLSVVAMYRIANNWTLGTNFIFNTGSAVTYPAGKYTINNTTLFYYTERNANRFPNYHRLDISATYEPVENNKRFGSSWTFGVYNAYNRRNAYLIDFRESEANPAITEAYKIALFGIIPSVTWNVKF
- a CDS encoding DUF4249 domain-containing protein, whose product is MRLHKICYLPILMLLLFSCEEVIDLQLDSAEPRTVIAGNLNNLSSIQRISVSKTIPVGSQQTTIAVPDAVVIVRSSANQEFRFLHDQDGYYQAAHFEVEPGLHYFLEVVLDDKKYVASSQMPVDVEVDSVGITSDQFFDTRRYYPTFVFQDPPEIENFYLYEIAINQSPLRFAAAYNDKFNNGRRVRHEIADRNDDLQLGDSVRVVRYSIDRAAHKYWSDFESINPGGAAPGNPTSNISGDALGYFSVSPAKEYRFIVTEEIDGR
- a CDS encoding aminoglycoside 6-adenylyltransferase; translated protein: MQKEFAKHVVEVLKNDETIIGLAGAGSWLTNEIDRWSDLDLVVVTRDNLDADKTKMLAYAERFGNLISAFTGEHVGEKRLLICLYDDPLIHVDIKFVTLEEFQERIENPIILLDRAKKIQEVIDNTSPEFPQPDLQWIEDRFWTWIHYSLLKIGRGEYFEALDFMGFLRMVVFGPLLHLKNNNLPRGVRRVETALTTLDFESLESTLCSNNRESLLNAVENAVNLYRELRSDARYVDILFNKAEKPVMLYFENLKKTFAKNLAKPRNL